From Nicotiana tabacum cultivar K326 chromosome 15, ASM71507v2, whole genome shotgun sequence, the proteins below share one genomic window:
- the LOC107778326 gene encoding cadmium-induced protein AS8 isoform X1 yields MVEMIIKGMLRRYERWNPVHPTYGAFWGMGIGIGCGVGWGPGFGPEAIGYVGAGCGVGFSVGFSLLGIGIGLPANYIYTVPYNAFTATRSGAIDMARSTGILRESRCYLDSSISGLQERALRTFSSLRVKESLGKVVDLPEMRTKMSFPNQCMDRLKQGIKGLLHPCKGLKD; encoded by the exons GTAGAAATGATTATAAAGGGCATGCTGAGGAGATATGAAAGATGGAATCCAGTGCATCCTACATACGGAGCCTTCTGGGGCATGGGAATAGGTATTGGCTGTGGTGTGGGATGGGGTCCCGGATTTGGTCCTGAGGCAATTGGTTATGTTGGAGCTGGCTGTGGTGTTGGATTCAGCGTTGGCTTCTCTCTGCTCGGCATTGGCATTGGCCTTCCTGCCAATTACATCTATACAGTTCCTTACAATG CCTTCACAGCTACCAGAAGTGGTGCTATAGATATGGCTCGATCCACTGGTATACTAAGAGAGAGTCGGTGTTACCTCGATTCAAGCATTTCTGGCTTGCAAGAAAGGGCTCTGCGGACTTTTTCAAGCTTAAGGGTCAAAGAATCATTAGGGAAGGTGGTAGATTTGCCTGAAATGCGGACCAAAATGTCCTTTCCCAATCAATGCATGGATCGTCTAAAACAAGGCATCAAAGGCTTACTTCATCCTTGCAAAG GTTTAAAGGATTAA
- the LOC107778326 gene encoding cadmium-induced protein AS8 isoform X2, protein MVEMIIKGMLRRYERWNPVHPTYGAFWGMGIGIGCGVGWGPGFGPEAIGYVGAGCGVGFSVGFSLLGIGIGLPANYIYTVPYNATRSGAIDMARSTGILRESRCYLDSSISGLQERALRTFSSLRVKESLGKVVDLPEMRTKMSFPNQCMDRLKQGIKGLLHPCKGLKD, encoded by the exons GTAGAAATGATTATAAAGGGCATGCTGAGGAGATATGAAAGATGGAATCCAGTGCATCCTACATACGGAGCCTTCTGGGGCATGGGAATAGGTATTGGCTGTGGTGTGGGATGGGGTCCCGGATTTGGTCCTGAGGCAATTGGTTATGTTGGAGCTGGCTGTGGTGTTGGATTCAGCGTTGGCTTCTCTCTGCTCGGCATTGGCATTGGCCTTCCTGCCAATTACATCTATACAGTTCCTTACAATG CTACCAGAAGTGGTGCTATAGATATGGCTCGATCCACTGGTATACTAAGAGAGAGTCGGTGTTACCTCGATTCAAGCATTTCTGGCTTGCAAGAAAGGGCTCTGCGGACTTTTTCAAGCTTAAGGGTCAAAGAATCATTAGGGAAGGTGGTAGATTTGCCTGAAATGCGGACCAAAATGTCCTTTCCCAATCAATGCATGGATCGTCTAAAACAAGGCATCAAAGGCTTACTTCATCCTTGCAAAG GTTTAAAGGATTAA